The Priestia koreensis genomic interval TCACTGATCCATCGCATCGAAGAACGACATTAATCAGCCAACCCCCTCCTCGTATATAGACGTGACCTATAGTCCTCTAAATTCTCTCACTGACTCTACGGTTTCGCCTTTAAACGAGATAATGCCCTGAAAGTAGGTCCACGCTTCGCCCTTTCCATTGATCTCACTCTTACTATGAATGACGTCTGGTCTTCCCCAACGATCGAGTACTTCTTTCTTAGTCATTCCAATCTCTACTTTCTTGTTCTTATTTTTTTTTGCATTGGTTTCATAAAAGCTAAGTTTTTTATTTACACCCCGTCGTAATTCGTTAATATCTCCCGTTAATTCTGCTGGTATGAATGTGGCGCTATTCAGGTATATTCGAATGGCATTATAATTTAGTTCACCTGTATGGTTACTAAAATGGTCATCTTTAAATTCGTTATATGTTTTAAACGCTGTTGCGATATTACGAAATGTTTGGTGATTTTCATCATTTAACTTTTCACACTCGGCAATAACCGTCTGATATTCACCCTTTTTAATAAGCTCTACATATCGACTCTCTTCTTTTGATAGGATATGCTCATCACTCTCTACTTTACTCTCTACTTTATCTGCGTTTGCTCCCTCTGTTTCATAGGAACAAGCTCCAAGAATGGATGCTAAGACTACTGTATATAAAAGCTTTTTCAAAACATCTCCTCCTCATCAACTATTAACCTGTCTCTTTATATTCTACGATATCTTCTTTACAAATAATGTAAATATCGTTAAAAAAGCAAGAAAATACAAAAAAAGACTACCCTCTCTGTTTTATCCACAGAAAACGTAGTCTATTTCGGATGAAAATCATATGAATAGCGAAAGCTTTACTTGATCAAATATGTATATGCCATTATAAACAATGATAATGGCGTTATATCGTTACAATGCTTGACGCATTAGCTGCTCTTATTTGATTTGATTGCTCATTGCTTTCATCATTTGATTGATTTTCTTTTGAGAAGGTTTCATTCCCATTTGCATCATCATCATTTTTAGCATTTGTTCATTAATAGGCGGGTTTTTCTTTAAATAGCTCATCATGTATTTACGTGCAATGAAGAATCCTAGCGCTATTCCAACAAGCAGAGCTAGAACACCAATTAAAATATCTAACCACATAAAACTATTTCCTCCTTCGTGTTGTCTACCTTACAGTGTACTAAACCAAGAGTTATTATACAATATTTACTTCTTAATTTCTGCAATATTTATATGAATTTTTTTGTTTTAATAGGCGTGAGCCAACCATATTGTCCTTTTGTGAAATCCATGGCCAAAAAATAAGGGTTTAACTTACGTAGCACTTCGAAAAAAGCGGTTTCCGCATCTACTCCCCCAATGCCTTCAAGAGAAATAAGCCGATCATACATTTTAATTCTCGCACGGCTCTGTGTTTTTAAAATGGAT includes:
- a CDS encoding DUF2845 domain-containing protein, whose translation is MKKLLYTVVLASILGACSYETEGANADKVESKVESDEHILSKEESRYVELIKKGEYQTVIAECEKLNDENHQTFRNIATAFKTYNEFKDDHFSNHTGELNYNAIRIYLNSATFIPAELTGDINELRRGVNKKLSFYETNAKKNKNKKVEIGMTKKEVLDRWGRPDVIHSKSEINGKGEAWTYFQGIISFKGETVESVREFRGL
- a CDS encoding YneF family protein translates to MWLDILIGVLALLVGIALGFFIARKYMMSYLKKNPPINEQMLKMMMMQMGMKPSQKKINQMMKAMSNQIK